Proteins co-encoded in one uncultured Bacteroides sp. genomic window:
- a CDS encoding DUF4286 family protein, with protein sequence MLVYNTTYNIEEEVLSNFLIWLHEVYVPECEKNGILKNHRLLRVLSHREEDSECFSMQWDVESSALLHSWHTEIGRKLNDELVNMFGDKVVGFPTLLEVME encoded by the coding sequence ATGTTAGTATATAATACAACTTATAATATTGAGGAAGAGGTTTTAAGCAACTTCCTTATTTGGCTGCATGAGGTTTATGTTCCTGAATGTGAGAAGAATGGAATATTAAAGAACCATCGGTTACTTCGTGTATTGAGTCATAGGGAAGAAGATTCTGAATGCTTTTCCATGCAATGGGATGTGGAAAGCAGTGCATTGCTGCATAGCTGGCATACAGAAATAGGCCGCAAACTGAATGATGAACTGGTTAATATGTTCGGAGATAAAGTGGTGGGATTCCCCACTTTACTGGAGGTGATGGAATGA
- a CDS encoding glycoside hydrolase domain-containing protein, translating into MKKLIYCLLITPFLFGFTQKKESAFYLYNVDSMDKVLKERGVLKDDADTIRVARGEYASVQVVVKAIKGVEQLKADVSKILNGKVTLKPQQVGLVGYVKSSHRYSPPSVYMIHSPSNYYPDPIYTDTIANLLPGELQPVWVTIPIPADCESGIYTGKVLVSGMVDGKKVLYDKPFTIKVYPVTVKKPSLWITNWMNFSPIALAYMNNGKNVETFSDLYWNFVQQFAVMVSKYGQNMHRIFPLWLTKYKLDEKGQYTFDFSNFDREVRIFEKVGALDRIEGGAFGWRAGKWDEPYSVEVPISDPQKLEQRSAGSNYLKGLDYNNGLDLVLLPLDDKRSKNFYNQYLPALKKHLQENGWYDKYVQHIGDEPIDANADSYIAISKYIKQYMPEVKTIDALMASKKLTGSVDIWVPLLDIFQKDYDFFMDLQKQGKEVWMYTCAPLRGNYANRYVELPLILTRYMHWVNYKYNATGYLHWGLNFWSEYQMPIVETARHRGEIPGGDAFIVYPGYHKLYSSIRFEAMRDGIFDHELLRMLEKIDPEKAKTFANEIVPDFDRYDEDIVYFRNMRKQILERLSQN; encoded by the coding sequence ATGAAAAAACTAATTTATTGCCTGTTAATCACTCCTTTTTTGTTTGGATTCACTCAAAAAAAGGAATCCGCTTTCTATCTTTATAACGTTGATAGTATGGATAAGGTCTTAAAAGAAAGGGGAGTTTTAAAAGATGATGCGGATACAATACGTGTAGCACGTGGAGAGTATGCTTCTGTACAGGTTGTTGTGAAAGCCATTAAGGGGGTGGAACAACTGAAAGCCGACGTAAGCAAAATTTTAAATGGTAAAGTAACTTTAAAGCCCCAACAAGTGGGATTGGTAGGGTATGTGAAATCATCACATCGATACAGCCCACCATCCGTATACATGATTCATTCTCCGTCTAACTATTACCCAGATCCCATATACACTGATACAATTGCAAACCTTCTTCCCGGAGAGCTACAGCCGGTATGGGTTACCATTCCAATTCCTGCAGATTGTGAATCAGGGATATATACAGGAAAAGTATTGGTTTCCGGTATGGTAGATGGCAAAAAGGTTTTGTATGATAAACCATTTACAATCAAAGTGTATCCAGTTACAGTGAAGAAACCTTCATTATGGATTACTAACTGGATGAATTTCAGCCCAATCGCATTGGCTTACATGAATAATGGAAAGAATGTGGAAACTTTTAGTGACCTATATTGGAATTTTGTACAGCAATTTGCTGTCATGGTTTCTAAATATGGACAAAATATGCATCGTATATTCCCTCTTTGGCTGACTAAATATAAGTTGGATGAAAAGGGACAATATACCTTTGATTTTAGCAATTTTGACAGAGAAGTGAGAATTTTCGAAAAGGTTGGTGCTTTGGATAGAATTGAGGGCGGCGCTTTCGGATGGCGAGCAGGTAAATGGGATGAGCCTTATTCCGTTGAAGTTCCCATTTCTGATCCTCAGAAATTGGAACAGCGTTCGGCCGGTAGCAATTACCTGAAGGGATTGGATTATAATAATGGCCTTGATTTAGTGTTGTTACCTCTAGATGATAAACGCAGTAAGAATTTCTACAACCAATATCTGCCAGCTTTGAAAAAGCATCTGCAAGAAAATGGATGGTACGATAAATACGTGCAACATATTGGTGACGAACCTATTGATGCTAATGCCGATTCTTATATAGCTATCAGTAAATACATAAAGCAGTACATGCCCGAAGTTAAAACAATAGATGCCTTGATGGCTTCTAAAAAACTAACAGGAAGTGTTGATATATGGGTTCCCCTGCTGGATATATTCCAAAAAGACTATGACTTCTTTATGGATTTGCAGAAGCAAGGCAAAGAAGTCTGGATGTATACCTGTGCTCCGCTTCGGGGCAATTATGCAAACAGGTATGTTGAGTTACCTTTAATTCTTACCCGATATATGCATTGGGTGAATTATAAGTATAATGCAACAGGCTATCTTCATTGGGGGCTAAATTTCTGGTCGGAATATCAAATGCCGATTGTAGAAACAGCACGTCATAGGGGAGAAATACCTGGAGGAGATGCCTTTATCGTATATCCAGGTTATCACAAACTATATAGTTCAATCCGTTTCGAAGCCATGCGCGATGGTATCTTCGATCATGAATTACTCCGGATGTTAGAGAAAATAGATCCTGAAAAGGCGAAGACATTTGCCAACGAGATAGTTCCTGACTTTGATCGATATGATGAAGATATCGTCTATTTCAGAAATATGCGAAAGCAAATTCTGGAACGATTGTCTCAAAATTAA
- the ruvC gene encoding crossover junction endodeoxyribonuclease RuvC, with amino-acid sequence MIKPVKEKIILGIDPGTTIMGYGVLKVVGTKPELVALGVVDLRKYGNHYLKLRRIFERVQGIIDAYLPDELAIEAPFFGKNVQSMLKLGRAQGVAMTAALIRDIPITEYAPLKIKMAITGSGSASKEQVADMLQRMLKIPKESMLPQMDATDGLAAAYCHFLQSGRPQLDNAYHSWKDYISKNPDKVKS; translated from the coding sequence ATGATAAAACCTGTAAAGGAGAAGATTATCCTAGGCATTGACCCGGGAACCACCATTATGGGATATGGGGTGCTGAAAGTGGTTGGCACCAAACCAGAACTGGTAGCCCTGGGAGTTGTTGATCTCCGGAAATATGGAAACCATTACCTGAAACTTCGTCGCATCTTTGAACGGGTGCAAGGTATTATTGATGCATATTTACCTGACGAACTGGCCATTGAAGCTCCTTTTTTTGGTAAGAATGTGCAATCCATGTTGAAATTAGGACGGGCACAAGGGGTTGCTATGACAGCTGCACTTATCAGAGATATTCCTATTACCGAGTATGCCCCCCTGAAGATAAAGATGGCTATTACCGGTAGTGGTTCGGCAAGCAAGGAGCAGGTAGCGGATATGTTGCAACGGATGCTGAAAATTCCCAAAGAAAGTATGCTTCCTCAGATGGATGCTACGGATGGATTGGCTGCGGCTTACTGTCACTTTCTGCAATCAGGCCGTCCGCAACTGGACAATGCTTATCATAGCTGGAAAGATTACATCAGTAAGAATCCGGATAAAGTAAAGAGTTAA
- a CDS encoding T9SS type A sorting domain-containing protein, with protein sequence MKTHFTLLLLLCGISYNASAQNSIPNASFENWNSTSYEVPSNYLISSNNRTFQKLGIFNIIKTADSYQGTSAVKLTTLSSENDTIGAYLANSSSDLGPDPSTWQGGIPYNQRPTGVKGYYKCNITYKDSALIGIVLKKSGSLLAFKMIALGGLKTDYTPFEFSIPTLTQDPDTIIFVATSSNLMKFNGIPGSTITLDNISLLGVSSQPDLLNGDFEEWTTQQTPLIPTGWNSDEEGLSAVRAIDKYDGQYALELRTLKFRDDNGEYKASTGWAQIGTWNDATQSFTNGFPCNKQNDILTFYYKYTPTVTGSKATANINLNKNGRQVGGMWMELEATNTYKYFEVPFSTMEIPDEASISFQSNNNETLSLNDVGSVLKVDKLAFKSELTNIPESKANNESVKLYPMPFKTSCTLEINPTLDISGMQLSIYNSAGSLVRQDKITNYQTTIYKGNLVSGTYLLEVIKDKATIFNKKIIVE encoded by the coding sequence ATGAAAACACATTTTACCCTATTACTTTTGCTCTGCGGCATATCTTATAATGCATCCGCACAAAACTCGATCCCAAATGCAAGCTTTGAAAATTGGAATTCAACATCCTATGAGGTTCCTAGTAATTACCTGATATCATCTAATAATCGGACTTTTCAAAAATTAGGTATTTTCAATATTATTAAAACGGCTGATAGTTATCAAGGAACATCTGCTGTAAAACTAACAACCTTATCCAGCGAAAACGATACAATTGGAGCTTATTTGGCTAATTCATCATCTGATCTTGGTCCAGATCCAAGTACATGGCAAGGCGGAATACCATACAATCAGCGTCCCACAGGAGTAAAAGGTTATTACAAATGCAATATTACCTATAAAGATTCGGCATTAATTGGGATAGTCCTTAAAAAATCAGGTTCACTTCTTGCTTTCAAAATGATTGCTCTAGGAGGACTAAAAACTGATTATACACCTTTTGAGTTTAGTATTCCTACGCTTACACAGGATCCGGATACCATTATTTTTGTAGCGACATCGAGCAATCTAATGAAATTTAATGGGATTCCTGGAAGCACTATTACATTAGACAATATAAGTTTGCTGGGAGTTAGCAGTCAGCCAGACTTGTTGAATGGAGATTTTGAAGAATGGACAACACAACAAACGCCATTAATACCAACAGGCTGGAACAGTGACGAAGAAGGGCTTAGTGCTGTACGTGCAATAGACAAATATGATGGACAATATGCCCTAGAGTTACGTACCTTAAAGTTTAGAGATGATAATGGGGAATATAAAGCCTCAACCGGTTGGGCACAAATAGGGACATGGAATGATGCAACTCAGTCTTTTACTAATGGGTTCCCTTGCAACAAACAGAATGATATATTAACGTTCTATTACAAATATACACCAACTGTAACAGGCAGCAAAGCAACTGCAAATATCAATCTTAATAAGAACGGCAGGCAGGTTGGTGGAATGTGGATGGAACTTGAAGCCACAAATACCTATAAGTACTTTGAAGTACCTTTCTCTACCATGGAGATACCTGATGAAGCATCAATCAGCTTTCAGTCAAATAATAATGAAACGCTTAGTCTGAATGACGTTGGTTCTGTATTAAAGGTAGATAAACTAGCATTTAAATCTGAATTGACCAATATTCCTGAGAGCAAAGCTAATAATGAATCGGTTAAATTGTACCCTATGCCATTCAAGACATCTTGTACTTTAGAAATCAATCCTACACTTGATATCTCTGGCATGCAACTGAGTATTTATAATTCAGCAGGTAGTTTGGTGAGACAGGATAAAATAACAAACTATCAAACAACTATCTACAAGGGAAACTTGGTTTCAGGTACTTACTTATTGGAGGTTATAAAAGATAAGGCTACTATCTTTAACAAAAAAATCATCGTTGAATAA
- a CDS encoding endonuclease/exonuclease/phosphatase family protein has product MNKFFYLYLPFLILFFLGGEKNLQAKNLKVLQINIWQEGTMVNDGFNILVNQIVDLDPDLVTLSEVRNYNGQDFITHLTAALKQKGKTYYGQHSLSTGIISKYKISAQEIVFPLVNDRGSVLKVHIQVGKKQIVLYSAHLDWLNYACYLPRGYDGTTWKKLDAPVVDSTLISANNRDSYRDEQIRKFIADASKEKEKGNIIIIGGDFNEPSHLDWQKNTKDIRDHNGVILNWDCSILLEKAGYKDCYRELYPDPIVNPGFTFPSYNPLVSTKKISWAPTSDERDRIDFIYYYPNLGLVLKDIQIVGPSQSILYGKSVENDSKDKFILPKRGWPTDHKALLGIFQLVK; this is encoded by the coding sequence ATGAATAAATTTTTTTATTTATATCTTCCTTTCCTGATTCTCTTTTTTCTAGGTGGAGAAAAGAATCTGCAAGCAAAAAATTTAAAAGTCCTACAGATAAATATCTGGCAGGAAGGAACCATGGTTAACGATGGGTTTAATATTCTTGTTAATCAGATAGTTGATTTAGATCCGGATTTAGTCACACTTAGTGAAGTTCGAAACTATAACGGGCAAGACTTTATAACCCATTTAACAGCTGCACTTAAACAAAAAGGGAAAACGTACTACGGACAGCACAGCCTGAGCACAGGTATAATTTCTAAATATAAGATAAGCGCCCAGGAGATAGTTTTTCCTCTTGTGAACGATCGGGGGTCTGTTCTTAAGGTTCATATCCAAGTTGGAAAAAAACAAATAGTCCTTTACTCTGCTCATTTAGACTGGTTAAACTATGCCTGTTATCTTCCCCGAGGATATGATGGAACTACCTGGAAAAAACTTGATGCACCGGTTGTAGACAGCACTTTAATTTCGGCAAACAACAGAGACTCATACAGAGATGAACAAATCCGGAAATTTATAGCTGATGCTTCCAAAGAAAAAGAAAAGGGTAATATTATTATTATAGGCGGAGATTTTAATGAACCCTCTCATTTAGATTGGCAGAAAAACACAAAAGACATCCGCGATCATAATGGTGTTATTTTAAACTGGGATTGCTCCATTCTACTTGAAAAAGCAGGCTATAAAGATTGCTATCGTGAATTGTATCCAGATCCAATAGTCAATCCGGGCTTTACCTTCCCTTCCTATAATCCGTTGGTAAGTACAAAAAAAATATCGTGGGCTCCTACTTCAGACGAAAGAGATAGAATAGATTTTATCTATTATTATCCCAATCTTGGATTAGTACTCAAAGATATACAAATCGTTGGCCCTTCACAATCAATACTATATGGAAAGAGTGTGGAGAATGATAGTAAAGACAAGTTTATTTTACCCAAACGAGGATGGCCTACTGATCACAAGGCTTTACTTGGAATTTTTCAATTAGTAAAGTAA
- the pulA gene encoding type I pullulanase yields MKIKSIFLIGLTAVAVSCTSEKKVYKSFDEYPVPSAPINEMVYTPSQTTFTLWAPTAEQVELMLFESGEEGSAYQSVTLEAGEDGLWSSTVKENLKGKFYAFNVKIKEKWLGETPGIMAKAVGVNGKRAAIIDMQETDPQGWASDKRPPLKSDADIILYEMHHRDFSMDTTSGIKNRGKFLALTEKGTKNSAGDATGIDHLKELGITHVHLLPSFDFASIDETELKKNKYNWGYDPQNYNVPEGSYSTNPKEPATRIIEFKKMVESLHKAGIRVVMDVVYNHTAGVDNSNFELTVPGYFYRKKANGKLANGSGCGNETASERGMMRKFMIESVVYWATEYHVDGFRFDLMGIHDIETMNQIRAALDKVDPSIYVYGEGWAAQEPQLPKTKLAMKENINRMPRIAAFSDELRDALRGPFNDDQKGGFMTGVPGKEMSVMFGLVGAIKHPQIINDSVNYSKAPWALQPTQMISYVSCHDDMCLADRIKSSVPDASPLMIANIDKLAITAVLTSQGVPFIFAGDEILRDKKLVHNSFNSPDDVNAINWSNKTLYRDVFAYYKGMIALRKAHPAFHMGDAEMVRKHMEFLPVAGSNLIVFRLKGYANGDSWEEIFVALNGDRAPRKFTIEPGKYTVVCKNGLVNQYGLGTMYGGEVYVPGQSALIFHK; encoded by the coding sequence ATGAAAATTAAATCAATTTTCCTGATAGGATTAACTGCTGTTGCAGTAAGCTGTACGTCGGAGAAGAAGGTCTATAAGTCTTTCGATGAATATCCGGTTCCTTCGGCTCCGATTAATGAAATGGTGTACACACCCTCGCAAACCACATTTACTCTCTGGGCTCCAACAGCGGAACAAGTAGAGCTGATGCTTTTTGAATCGGGTGAAGAAGGCTCAGCATATCAGTCTGTTACTTTAGAGGCTGGGGAAGACGGTCTTTGGAGCTCCACAGTAAAAGAGAACCTGAAAGGTAAATTCTATGCGTTTAATGTGAAAATCAAAGAGAAATGGCTGGGCGAGACTCCGGGTATCATGGCCAAAGCTGTTGGTGTGAATGGTAAAAGGGCAGCTATTATCGATATGCAGGAGACGGATCCGCAAGGCTGGGCTTCTGATAAGCGTCCCCCATTGAAGAGTGATGCCGATATTATTCTGTATGAAATGCATCACCGTGATTTCTCAATGGATACAACTTCAGGCATTAAGAATCGTGGAAAATTTCTGGCTCTGACAGAGAAAGGTACAAAGAACTCTGCTGGAGATGCTACAGGCATTGATCATCTTAAAGAACTAGGCATTACGCATGTGCACCTATTGCCGTCGTTTGATTTTGCATCGATTGATGAAACAGAACTAAAGAAGAATAAGTATAACTGGGGATATGATCCGCAGAACTACAACGTACCCGAAGGTTCTTATTCCACTAATCCCAAAGAACCGGCAACCCGTATCATAGAATTCAAGAAGATGGTAGAAAGTTTGCACAAGGCTGGCATCCGAGTGGTGATGGATGTGGTTTACAATCATACTGCCGGTGTGGATAACAGCAATTTCGAACTCACTGTTCCCGGTTATTTCTATCGTAAGAAAGCGAATGGAAAGTTGGCCAACGGATCCGGATGTGGTAACGAGACTGCTTCGGAAAGGGGAATGATGCGCAAGTTTATGATTGAATCGGTGGTTTACTGGGCAACGGAATACCATGTGGATGGTTTCAGATTCGATTTGATGGGAATTCACGATATTGAAACAATGAACCAGATACGGGCTGCTTTGGATAAAGTAGACCCAAGCATTTATGTTTATGGAGAAGGGTGGGCGGCTCAAGAACCTCAGCTTCCCAAAACAAAACTGGCTATGAAAGAGAATATCAATAGGATGCCACGTATTGCAGCCTTTAGCGATGAGCTTCGCGACGCTCTTCGTGGTCCTTTCAATGACGATCAGAAGGGAGGCTTCATGACAGGTGTTCCGGGAAAAGAAATGAGCGTGATGTTTGGTCTGGTGGGAGCTATAAAGCATCCACAGATAATCAATGATTCGGTGAATTACAGTAAAGCACCTTGGGCATTACAACCTACACAGATGATCAGCTATGTGAGTTGTCACGACGATATGTGTCTGGCAGACAGAATTAAATCTTCAGTTCCCGATGCTTCTCCTTTGATGATTGCCAATATAGACAAACTTGCGATTACTGCTGTTCTTACCTCTCAGGGTGTACCGTTTATTTTTGCAGGCGATGAAATTTTGAGGGATAAGAAACTTGTTCATAACAGTTTTAATAGTCCGGATGATGTAAATGCCATTAACTGGAGCAACAAAACACTTTATAGAGATGTCTTTGCCTATTACAAAGGAATGATTGCCTTACGCAAAGCACATCCGGCCTTTCACATGGGAGATGCAGAGATGGTTCGCAAGCACATGGAATTCCTTCCGGTAGCTGGAAGCAATCTGATTGTTTTCCGCCTGAAGGGATATGCCAATGGTGATAGCTGGGAAGAAATTTTTGTGGCGCTTAATGGCGACAGAGCCCCCCGTAAGTTTACTATAGAGCCCGGTAAATATACCGTTGTCTGCAAGAATGGATTGGTGAATCAATACGGTTTGGGAACAATGTATGGAGGTGAAGTATATGTGCCCGGACAATCGGCACTGATATTCCATAAATAG
- the galB gene encoding beta-galactosidase GalB, translating into MRKLLFLVLGWCCSLCILSAQVRTEFLLEKGWKFTRIDNPQSYSPRFNDTKWQSVVVPHDWAIYGPFSSKNDMQKVAITQDGQKEAMEHAGRTGGLPFVGVGWYRINFKVPEFTKGKKAAILFDGAMSNPEVFLNGKKVGHWAYGYNSFYLDITSYLNEGENNLLAVRLENKEESSRWYPGAGLYRNVHVIITDDTHIPVWGTQLTTPKITSDFAKINLKTKVVRPADTKVENFRLVTDIKDADNRIVATNETNLSKYDGDLFEQNIIVPQPKLWDIETPYLYKAVSKLYEGSTLKDEYTTTFGIRSIEIIPDKGFFLNGKKIKFRGVCMHHDLGPLGAATNEAALRHQVSMLKDMGSNAIRTSHNMPSPELIKVCDEMGMMVMAESFDEWKAPKCKNGYNLLFDEWVEKDLVNLVQHYRNNPSVVMWSIGNEVPQQGVKGGARMARFLQDICHREDPTRPVTQGMNSPKADIGNNFAAIMDIAGINYHTSIYPEAYEKLPQQLILGCETASTVSSRGIYKFPVEPKNMQKYSDHQSSSYDVEYCDWSNLPEDDYIQHDDLPYCIGEFVWTGFDYLGEPTPYYEDWPNHSSLFGIVDLASLPKDRYYLYRSHWNPTKETLHILPHWNWKGREGEVTPVFVYTNYPSAELFINGKSQGKRTKDMSVTIDNSKDDTSMKELKRQKRYRLMWMDTKYEPGTVKVVAYDKDGKAVAEKEIHTAGAPHHIELTADRTSLTANGKDLSYITVKVVDKDGNLCPDANQLVKFKVKGAGTYRAGANGDPTSLDLFHLPQMTLFNGMLTAIVQTTDNAGNITLEASAKGVEGGKIILESK; encoded by the coding sequence ATGAGAAAATTATTATTTCTTGTTTTAGGATGGTGTTGTTCTTTATGTATACTTTCAGCACAAGTCCGTACAGAGTTTTTATTAGAAAAAGGATGGAAGTTTACCAGAATAGACAATCCTCAATCTTATTCTCCTCGTTTTAATGACACTAAATGGCAATCGGTAGTTGTTCCGCATGACTGGGCTATTTATGGGCCATTCAGTTCAAAGAATGATATGCAAAAGGTTGCTATTACTCAGGATGGACAAAAAGAAGCAATGGAACATGCCGGAAGAACCGGCGGATTGCCTTTTGTTGGAGTAGGGTGGTACAGAATCAATTTTAAAGTTCCTGAATTTACAAAAGGGAAGAAAGCGGCTATACTTTTTGACGGAGCTATGAGTAATCCCGAAGTTTTTCTAAATGGAAAGAAGGTAGGTCATTGGGCTTACGGATACAACTCTTTTTATCTGGATATTACTTCTTATCTGAATGAAGGAGAGAATAATTTACTGGCTGTTCGTTTAGAAAATAAGGAAGAATCATCACGATGGTATCCCGGAGCAGGATTATATCGTAATGTTCACGTGATTATAACAGACGATACGCATATCCCTGTTTGGGGAACACAGCTGACAACTCCTAAAATAACTTCAGATTTTGCGAAAATAAATCTGAAGACAAAGGTTGTTCGTCCGGCAGATACCAAAGTTGAAAACTTCCGGTTGGTTACGGATATAAAGGATGCTGATAATAGAATTGTTGCAACAAACGAAACAAACCTGAGCAAATACGATGGTGATCTCTTTGAACAGAACATAATTGTACCTCAGCCTAAATTATGGGATATTGAAACTCCATATTTGTACAAGGCTGTATCTAAGCTATACGAAGGTAGTACTTTGAAAGATGAATATACAACAACATTTGGAATTCGCTCCATTGAGATAATCCCTGATAAGGGATTCTTCCTGAACGGAAAGAAGATCAAATTCAGAGGTGTTTGTATGCATCATGATCTGGGACCTCTTGGTGCAGCAACCAATGAAGCAGCTTTACGTCATCAGGTTAGTATGTTAAAGGATATGGGCAGCAATGCAATTCGTACCTCTCATAACATGCCTTCTCCCGAATTGATAAAAGTCTGTGATGAAATGGGTATGATGGTGATGGCTGAATCGTTTGATGAGTGGAAAGCTCCCAAATGTAAGAATGGATATAACCTTTTGTTTGATGAATGGGTAGAGAAAGATTTAGTAAATCTGGTACAACATTATCGCAATAATCCGAGTGTGGTAATGTGGAGTATAGGTAATGAAGTGCCGCAGCAAGGAGTCAAAGGCGGAGCCAGGATGGCACGTTTCTTACAAGACATCTGTCATCGTGAAGATCCTACCCGTCCTGTAACTCAAGGTATGAATAGCCCTAAAGCAGATATAGGGAATAACTTTGCTGCAATAATGGATATTGCCGGAATTAATTATCATACAAGCATATATCCTGAAGCTTACGAAAAACTTCCTCAGCAATTAATCCTTGGATGTGAAACTGCTTCTACAGTCAGTTCGCGAGGAATTTATAAATTTCCGGTGGAACCTAAAAATATGCAAAAGTATAGCGATCATCAATCATCTTCATACGATGTAGAGTATTGTGATTGGTCTAACCTGCCGGAAGATGATTATATTCAACATGATGACCTGCCTTATTGTATTGGTGAGTTTGTGTGGACCGGTTTCGATTATCTGGGTGAGCCGACTCCGTATTATGAGGATTGGCCAAATCATAGTTCTTTGTTTGGTATTGTAGATCTTGCCAGTCTTCCTAAAGATCGTTATTATCTGTATCGCAGTCACTGGAATCCAACAAAGGAGACTTTGCACATTCTTCCTCACTGGAACTGGAAAGGTCGCGAAGGGGAAGTTACTCCCGTGTTTGTGTATACTAATTATCCTTCTGCCGAACTCTTTATCAATGGCAAAAGTCAGGGTAAGCGCACAAAAGATATGTCAGTTACGATAGACAATAGCAAAGACGATACTTCTATGAAGGAACTTAAACGACAGAAACGCTATCGCCTGATGTGGATGGACACTAAATACGAACCGGGAACGGTAAAAGTTGTTGCTTATGACAAGGATGGTAAAGCAGTGGCTGAAAAGGAAATTCATACAGCTGGGGCACCACATCACATTGAACTGACAGCCGACAGAACTTCTTTGACAGCCAATGGGAAAGACCTTTCTTACATTACTGTAAAGGTGGTGGATAAGGATGGCAATCTTTGTCCGGATGCAAACCAATTGGTCAAGTTTAAAGTAAAAGGTGCCGGAACATATCGCGCGGGTGCAAATGGAGATCCTACCTCTTTGGACTTATTCCATTTACCCCAGATGACTTTGTTTAACGGAATGCTTACTGCCATTGTTCAGACAACGGATAATGCTGGGAATATAACTCTTGAAGCTTCAGCAAAAGGAGTGGAGGGTGGAAAGATCATTTTGGAAAGTAAGTAA